The sequence ACCCCGCCCTCGTTCGGGCCGGTGCACTCCCGCCGGGTCACCCGCACCGGCCGCGTCATCCCCTGCCGGTGCGCCGAACGCCACCACCCCGATGACCCGCGTGTTGGCGCACCGCTCGACCCCGACACTTACGACTACGTGGGGTCGGTGCTCTGGCAGGCCCACGCCGGGCAGCTGTGGCACCGCTTCACCATCGCCCTGCGCCGCGCGCTGGCCCAGCGGCTCGGCGTCCCCGGCCGGCACTTCGGGCAGGTCGCGCGGGTCTCGTATGCCAAGGTCGCCGAATACCAGCGACGCGGACTGGTCCACTTCCACGCCGCGATCCGCCTCGACGGCCCCGACGGTCCGGCCGACCCCGCGCCGGCTGGGTTCACCACGGCCGAACTACGAGAGGCCCTCACCGAAGCGGCCAGCACCGCCGCACTGACCGTCCCTCGGCCGGACGGCACAGAGTTCCGACTGGAGTGGGGCACCCAGCTCGACATCCGGGAGATCAC comes from Sporichthyaceae bacterium and encodes:
- a CDS encoding replication initiator; this encodes TPPSFGPVHSRRVTRTGRVIPCRCAERHHPDDPRVGAPLDPDTYDYVGSVLWQAHAGQLWHRFTIALRRALAQRLGVPGRHFGQVARVSYAKVAEYQRRGLVHFHAAIRLDGPDGPADPAPAGFTTAELREALTEAASTAALTVPRPDGTEFRLEWGTQLDIREITATAAEQIEDPDGQITETRLAGYIAKYATTSPVLHCAFLSSGCVE